Proteins from one Athalia rosae chromosome 8, iyAthRosa1.1, whole genome shotgun sequence genomic window:
- the LOC105686640 gene encoding la-related protein 4 isoform X1: MNGYVYMNGDIGKLPPGAGYPATPESLVTVIGTTATSSTTGLDYSVMNGGTSAELMLDAGASSLDPAQQQHPMTMGGAAVYSPIDVTSLGDGPGSVGSLADVAMPGIPLDQLKQMLSSQLEYYFSRENLANDTYLLSQMDNDQYVPIWTVANFNQVKKLTKDIKLITEVLRESPNVQVDEEGQKVRPNHKRCIVILREIPDNTPLDDVKNLFSGEGCPRLISCEFAHNSSWYVTFESDEDAQKAYRFLREEVREFQGKPIMARIKAKPMNRLPIPAVASVGGIKNGYRNPPQPPVYDPGNYPPGQQRFMYTPNGTTMPQTTMPPYANQVVYHQPFYPAGMMSWGHPSPAYFDMSSVFTMNGIAPHGSFKPHNTRFTPRNRNKQRNGSERGGSMDSGGGMGSMGRSSHPASSGAPVASGASISTPSSLPTSKPSSSSSSSYQTGTKFHSSHTATVSADAQFNNSGGSNTSTSVSHPKVSSESVEAQTAEAPVQFPRHRIHRRPKDQEAMSKANSSPLPPIRESGLASSSQHSRGVQFDLEAAAFPPLPGLDADPAKSHNASTEVAPADSLQSHWENRLSDVVKGTAKLKSTKDKELPVGSAPQHHQQQQQTSNSSRSASPGSSTGGPSAALEGVSNPGASSAAPATSTASNSNSSASNTDSTDIALSTVTLTPPSSPDKSVKTDDSKMVNGVDEAISTNTNAAEDGDPSIGCSCDIPTTMTSTTTTTTTQQNSITQSAGTATATTSSASTSPSDLTRPSYAQVAQHCREPRCTKHKTDDKDAPGNI, translated from the exons ATGAATG GGTACGTGTACATGAATGGGGACATTGGGAAGCTCCCACCAGGGGCGGGATACCCAGCCACCCCTGAGTCCCTGGTTACAGTCATTGGGACCACAGCAACGAGTAGTACAACTGGCCTAGACTACAGCGTCATGAACGGCGGTACAAGTGCTGAATTAATGCTGGATGCGGGTGCGAGCAGTCTCGATCcggcgcagcagcagcatcccATGACCATGGGAGGGGCAGCTGTTTATAGTCCGATCGATGTCACGTCTCTAGGGGATGGACCCGGCTCCGTCGGATCACTCGCGGACGTCGCTATGCCCGGCATACCCCTTGACCAATTGAAACAGATGCTCTCTTCGCAACTCGAATACTATTTCTCCAG AGAGAACCTAGCAAACGATACATATTTATTGTCTCAAATGGATAATGATCAGTATGTACCGATATGGACAGTAGCAAATTTTAACCAAGTTAAGAAGCTAACGAAAGATATCAAACTAATAACGGAGGTACTAAGAGAGTCTCCCAATGTGCAAGTTGACGAGGAAGGGCAAAAAGTAAGACCCAATCATAAACGGTGTATTGTTATTCTTCGTGAAATACCAGACAACACTCCGTTGGACGACGTTAAG AATTTATTCTCAGGAGAAGGATGTCCCAGGCTCATTTCGTGTGAGTTTGCCCATAATAGCTCCTGGTACGTGACTTTTGAATCTGACGAAGATGCTCAAAAGGCTTATAGGTTTCTACGTGAAGAAGTTCGAGAATTTCAG GGAAAGCCAATAATGGCTCGTATCAAAGCTAAACCAATGAACAGGCTACCGATCCCAGCGGTCGCTAGTGTTGGAGGTATAAAAAATGGATATCGAAATCCTCCCCAACCTCCAGTCTACGACCCTGGCAACTACCCACCTGGCCAACAGCGCTTCATGTATACTCCAAACGGCACAACTATGCCACAAACTACGATGCCACCCTACGCAAACCAGGTTGTCTAT CACCAACCATTTTACCCCGCTGGAATGATGTCTTGGGGACATCCGAGTCCTGCATATTTTGACATGTCAAGTGTATTTACAATGAACGGTATCGCGCCGCACGGTTCGTTCAAACCACACAACACGAGATTCACTCCTAGAAACAG AAATAAACAAAGGAATGGATCGGAGAGGGGTGGTTCGATGGACAGCGGAGGTGGCATGGGGTCGATGGGTCGATCTTCTCATCCTGCGTCAAGTGGTGCTCCGGTGGCTTCCGGAGCGAGTATATCCACGCCATCGAGCTTGCCCACATCGAagccatcgtcgtcgtcatcatcttCCTACCAGACCGGCACAAAGTTCCATTCTTCCCACACAGCGACAGTCTCCGCAGACGCCCAGTTCAACAACAGCGGAGGCAGCAACACCTCGACCTCGGTCAGCCACCCAAAAGTGTCGAGCGAAAGTGTCGAGGCCCAGACAGCGGAGGCACCAGTTCAATTTCCACGACATCGCATCCATCGCAGACCCAAAGACCAGGAGGCGATGTCGAAGGCGAACAGCAGCCCGCTTCCGCCCATAAGAGAGTCCGGCCTGGCGAGCAGTTCGCAGCACAGCAGAGGCGTACAATTCGACTTGGAGGCGGCAGCCTTCCCTCCGCTCCCAGGTCTGGATGCCGACCCGGCAAAGTCGCACAACGCCTCGACGGAGGTCGCCCCTGCCGACAGTTTGCAATCTCATTGGGAGAACAGGCTCTCCGACGTAGTCAAGGGCACGGCGAAGCTGAAGAGCACAAAGGACAAGGAGCTGCCCGTGGGCAGTGCTCCGCAGCatcaccagcagcagcagcagaccAGCAATAGCAGCAGGTCGGCGAGCCCCGGGTCGAGTACAGGAGGCCCGTCCGCTGCCCTCGAAGGTGTTTCAAATCCTGGTGCCTCGTCGGCTGCCCCTGCCACCTCCACTGCCTCAAACTCCAATTCCTCCGCTAGCAACACTGACTCTACAGACATCGCTCTCAGCACCGTCACTCTAACTCCCCCATCATCTCCCGATAA ATCTGTAAAGACTGATGACTCGAAAATGGTGAACGGCGTGGATGAGGCTATTAGTACAAATACAAACGCGGCTGAAGATGGCGATCCGTCGATCGGCTGCAGCTGCGATAtcccgacgacgatgacgtcgacgacgacgacgacgacgacgcaacAAAATTCTATTACGCAATCGGCGGGGACCGCGACCGCGACGACGTCGTCTGCCTCGACATCTCCATCG gACCTCACGAGGCCGAGTTATGCTCAAGTAGCCCAACATTGCCGCGAACCACGttgtacaaagcataaaaccGACGACAAAGATGCTCCTGGAAATATTTAG
- the LOC105686640 gene encoding la-related protein Larp4B isoform X3, which translates to MNGYVYMNGDIGKLPPGAGYPATPESLVTVIGTTATSSTTGLDYSVMNGGTSAELMLDAGASSLDPAQQQHPMTMGGAAVYSPIDVTSLGDGPGSVGSLADVAMPGIPLDQLKQMLSSQLEYYFSRENLANDTYLLSQMDNDQYVPIWTVANFNQVKKLTKDIKLITEVLRESPNVQVDEEGQKVRPNHKRCIVILREIPDNTPLDDVKNLFSGEGCPRLISCEFAHNSSWYVTFESDEDAQKAYRFLREEVREFQGKPIMARIKAKPMNRLPIPAVASVGGIKNGYRNPPQPPVYDPGNYPPGQQRFMYTPNGTTMPQTTMPPYANQVVYHQPFYPAGMMSWGHPSPAYFDMSSVFTMNGIAPHGSFKPHNTRFTPRNRNKQRNGSERGGSMDSGGGMGSMGRSSHPASSGAPVASGASISTPSSLPTSKPSSSSSSSYQTGTKFHSSHTATVSADAQFNNSGGSNTSTSVSHPKVSSESVEAQTAEAPVQFPRHRIHRRPKDQEAMSKANSSPLPPIRESGLASSSQHSRGVQFDLEAAAFPPLPGLDADPAKSHNASTEVAPADSLQSHWENRLSDVVKGTAKLKSTKDKELPVGSAPQHHQQQQQTSNSSRSASPGSSTGGPSAALEGVSNPGASSAAPATSTASNSNSSASNTDSTDIALSTVTLTPPSSPDNFD; encoded by the exons ATGAATG GGTACGTGTACATGAATGGGGACATTGGGAAGCTCCCACCAGGGGCGGGATACCCAGCCACCCCTGAGTCCCTGGTTACAGTCATTGGGACCACAGCAACGAGTAGTACAACTGGCCTAGACTACAGCGTCATGAACGGCGGTACAAGTGCTGAATTAATGCTGGATGCGGGTGCGAGCAGTCTCGATCcggcgcagcagcagcatcccATGACCATGGGAGGGGCAGCTGTTTATAGTCCGATCGATGTCACGTCTCTAGGGGATGGACCCGGCTCCGTCGGATCACTCGCGGACGTCGCTATGCCCGGCATACCCCTTGACCAATTGAAACAGATGCTCTCTTCGCAACTCGAATACTATTTCTCCAG AGAGAACCTAGCAAACGATACATATTTATTGTCTCAAATGGATAATGATCAGTATGTACCGATATGGACAGTAGCAAATTTTAACCAAGTTAAGAAGCTAACGAAAGATATCAAACTAATAACGGAGGTACTAAGAGAGTCTCCCAATGTGCAAGTTGACGAGGAAGGGCAAAAAGTAAGACCCAATCATAAACGGTGTATTGTTATTCTTCGTGAAATACCAGACAACACTCCGTTGGACGACGTTAAG AATTTATTCTCAGGAGAAGGATGTCCCAGGCTCATTTCGTGTGAGTTTGCCCATAATAGCTCCTGGTACGTGACTTTTGAATCTGACGAAGATGCTCAAAAGGCTTATAGGTTTCTACGTGAAGAAGTTCGAGAATTTCAG GGAAAGCCAATAATGGCTCGTATCAAAGCTAAACCAATGAACAGGCTACCGATCCCAGCGGTCGCTAGTGTTGGAGGTATAAAAAATGGATATCGAAATCCTCCCCAACCTCCAGTCTACGACCCTGGCAACTACCCACCTGGCCAACAGCGCTTCATGTATACTCCAAACGGCACAACTATGCCACAAACTACGATGCCACCCTACGCAAACCAGGTTGTCTAT CACCAACCATTTTACCCCGCTGGAATGATGTCTTGGGGACATCCGAGTCCTGCATATTTTGACATGTCAAGTGTATTTACAATGAACGGTATCGCGCCGCACGGTTCGTTCAAACCACACAACACGAGATTCACTCCTAGAAACAG AAATAAACAAAGGAATGGATCGGAGAGGGGTGGTTCGATGGACAGCGGAGGTGGCATGGGGTCGATGGGTCGATCTTCTCATCCTGCGTCAAGTGGTGCTCCGGTGGCTTCCGGAGCGAGTATATCCACGCCATCGAGCTTGCCCACATCGAagccatcgtcgtcgtcatcatcttCCTACCAGACCGGCACAAAGTTCCATTCTTCCCACACAGCGACAGTCTCCGCAGACGCCCAGTTCAACAACAGCGGAGGCAGCAACACCTCGACCTCGGTCAGCCACCCAAAAGTGTCGAGCGAAAGTGTCGAGGCCCAGACAGCGGAGGCACCAGTTCAATTTCCACGACATCGCATCCATCGCAGACCCAAAGACCAGGAGGCGATGTCGAAGGCGAACAGCAGCCCGCTTCCGCCCATAAGAGAGTCCGGCCTGGCGAGCAGTTCGCAGCACAGCAGAGGCGTACAATTCGACTTGGAGGCGGCAGCCTTCCCTCCGCTCCCAGGTCTGGATGCCGACCCGGCAAAGTCGCACAACGCCTCGACGGAGGTCGCCCCTGCCGACAGTTTGCAATCTCATTGGGAGAACAGGCTCTCCGACGTAGTCAAGGGCACGGCGAAGCTGAAGAGCACAAAGGACAAGGAGCTGCCCGTGGGCAGTGCTCCGCAGCatcaccagcagcagcagcagaccAGCAATAGCAGCAGGTCGGCGAGCCCCGGGTCGAGTACAGGAGGCCCGTCCGCTGCCCTCGAAGGTGTTTCAAATCCTGGTGCCTCGTCGGCTGCCCCTGCCACCTCCACTGCCTCAAACTCCAATTCCTCCGCTAGCAACACTGACTCTACAGACATCGCTCTCAGCACCGTCACTCTAACTCCCCCATCATCTCCCGATAA CTTCGATTGA
- the LOC105686640 gene encoding la-related protein 4 isoform X2, which yields MNGDIGKLPPGAGYPATPESLVTVIGTTATSSTTGLDYSVMNGGTSAELMLDAGASSLDPAQQQHPMTMGGAAVYSPIDVTSLGDGPGSVGSLADVAMPGIPLDQLKQMLSSQLEYYFSRENLANDTYLLSQMDNDQYVPIWTVANFNQVKKLTKDIKLITEVLRESPNVQVDEEGQKVRPNHKRCIVILREIPDNTPLDDVKNLFSGEGCPRLISCEFAHNSSWYVTFESDEDAQKAYRFLREEVREFQGKPIMARIKAKPMNRLPIPAVASVGGIKNGYRNPPQPPVYDPGNYPPGQQRFMYTPNGTTMPQTTMPPYANQVVYHQPFYPAGMMSWGHPSPAYFDMSSVFTMNGIAPHGSFKPHNTRFTPRNRNKQRNGSERGGSMDSGGGMGSMGRSSHPASSGAPVASGASISTPSSLPTSKPSSSSSSSYQTGTKFHSSHTATVSADAQFNNSGGSNTSTSVSHPKVSSESVEAQTAEAPVQFPRHRIHRRPKDQEAMSKANSSPLPPIRESGLASSSQHSRGVQFDLEAAAFPPLPGLDADPAKSHNASTEVAPADSLQSHWENRLSDVVKGTAKLKSTKDKELPVGSAPQHHQQQQQTSNSSRSASPGSSTGGPSAALEGVSNPGASSAAPATSTASNSNSSASNTDSTDIALSTVTLTPPSSPDKSVKTDDSKMVNGVDEAISTNTNAAEDGDPSIGCSCDIPTTMTSTTTTTTTQQNSITQSAGTATATTSSASTSPSDLTRPSYAQVAQHCREPRCTKHKTDDKDAPGNI from the exons ATGAATGGGGACATTGGGAAGCTCCCACCAGGGGCGGGATACCCAGCCACCCCTGAGTCCCTGGTTACAGTCATTGGGACCACAGCAACGAGTAGTACAACTGGCCTAGACTACAGCGTCATGAACGGCGGTACAAGTGCTGAATTAATGCTGGATGCGGGTGCGAGCAGTCTCGATCcggcgcagcagcagcatcccATGACCATGGGAGGGGCAGCTGTTTATAGTCCGATCGATGTCACGTCTCTAGGGGATGGACCCGGCTCCGTCGGATCACTCGCGGACGTCGCTATGCCCGGCATACCCCTTGACCAATTGAAACAGATGCTCTCTTCGCAACTCGAATACTATTTCTCCAG AGAGAACCTAGCAAACGATACATATTTATTGTCTCAAATGGATAATGATCAGTATGTACCGATATGGACAGTAGCAAATTTTAACCAAGTTAAGAAGCTAACGAAAGATATCAAACTAATAACGGAGGTACTAAGAGAGTCTCCCAATGTGCAAGTTGACGAGGAAGGGCAAAAAGTAAGACCCAATCATAAACGGTGTATTGTTATTCTTCGTGAAATACCAGACAACACTCCGTTGGACGACGTTAAG AATTTATTCTCAGGAGAAGGATGTCCCAGGCTCATTTCGTGTGAGTTTGCCCATAATAGCTCCTGGTACGTGACTTTTGAATCTGACGAAGATGCTCAAAAGGCTTATAGGTTTCTACGTGAAGAAGTTCGAGAATTTCAG GGAAAGCCAATAATGGCTCGTATCAAAGCTAAACCAATGAACAGGCTACCGATCCCAGCGGTCGCTAGTGTTGGAGGTATAAAAAATGGATATCGAAATCCTCCCCAACCTCCAGTCTACGACCCTGGCAACTACCCACCTGGCCAACAGCGCTTCATGTATACTCCAAACGGCACAACTATGCCACAAACTACGATGCCACCCTACGCAAACCAGGTTGTCTAT CACCAACCATTTTACCCCGCTGGAATGATGTCTTGGGGACATCCGAGTCCTGCATATTTTGACATGTCAAGTGTATTTACAATGAACGGTATCGCGCCGCACGGTTCGTTCAAACCACACAACACGAGATTCACTCCTAGAAACAG AAATAAACAAAGGAATGGATCGGAGAGGGGTGGTTCGATGGACAGCGGAGGTGGCATGGGGTCGATGGGTCGATCTTCTCATCCTGCGTCAAGTGGTGCTCCGGTGGCTTCCGGAGCGAGTATATCCACGCCATCGAGCTTGCCCACATCGAagccatcgtcgtcgtcatcatcttCCTACCAGACCGGCACAAAGTTCCATTCTTCCCACACAGCGACAGTCTCCGCAGACGCCCAGTTCAACAACAGCGGAGGCAGCAACACCTCGACCTCGGTCAGCCACCCAAAAGTGTCGAGCGAAAGTGTCGAGGCCCAGACAGCGGAGGCACCAGTTCAATTTCCACGACATCGCATCCATCGCAGACCCAAAGACCAGGAGGCGATGTCGAAGGCGAACAGCAGCCCGCTTCCGCCCATAAGAGAGTCCGGCCTGGCGAGCAGTTCGCAGCACAGCAGAGGCGTACAATTCGACTTGGAGGCGGCAGCCTTCCCTCCGCTCCCAGGTCTGGATGCCGACCCGGCAAAGTCGCACAACGCCTCGACGGAGGTCGCCCCTGCCGACAGTTTGCAATCTCATTGGGAGAACAGGCTCTCCGACGTAGTCAAGGGCACGGCGAAGCTGAAGAGCACAAAGGACAAGGAGCTGCCCGTGGGCAGTGCTCCGCAGCatcaccagcagcagcagcagaccAGCAATAGCAGCAGGTCGGCGAGCCCCGGGTCGAGTACAGGAGGCCCGTCCGCTGCCCTCGAAGGTGTTTCAAATCCTGGTGCCTCGTCGGCTGCCCCTGCCACCTCCACTGCCTCAAACTCCAATTCCTCCGCTAGCAACACTGACTCTACAGACATCGCTCTCAGCACCGTCACTCTAACTCCCCCATCATCTCCCGATAA ATCTGTAAAGACTGATGACTCGAAAATGGTGAACGGCGTGGATGAGGCTATTAGTACAAATACAAACGCGGCTGAAGATGGCGATCCGTCGATCGGCTGCAGCTGCGATAtcccgacgacgatgacgtcgacgacgacgacgacgacgacgcaacAAAATTCTATTACGCAATCGGCGGGGACCGCGACCGCGACGACGTCGTCTGCCTCGACATCTCCATCG gACCTCACGAGGCCGAGTTATGCTCAAGTAGCCCAACATTGCCGCGAACCACGttgtacaaagcataaaaccGACGACAAAGATGCTCCTGGAAATATTTAG
- the LOC125501991 gene encoding uncharacterized protein LOC125501991 encodes MTVAGNLSSLTRVIRQHAQSAAYSTLLLESQNVFQEVCFESNRLPAPRTTHCQYSSVQLSICPGRPRRFYSALERHESNRTRTRCYRYTVFRPWTGALRTGSSKLRPTLKHDQSRHLSKEDPKDQSRQGESYCVRSKRDAQIQRS; translated from the exons ATGACGGTTGCAGGTAATTTATCATCTCTAACGCGTGTCATTCGGCAACATGCACAGAGTGCAGCGTACTCCACTCTCCTCCTTGAATCTCAAAATGTTTTCCAAGAGGTTTGCTTCGAGTCCAACAG GTTGCCCGCACCTCGgacgactcattgtcagtacagCTCTGTACAACTATCCATTTGCCCAGGCAGACCAAGGAGATTTTATTCTGCGCTTGAAAGACACGAATCAAACAGAACTCGTACCAGATGCTACCGGTACACAGTGTTTAGACCATGGACTGGGGCTCTTAGGACAGGATCGTCGAAGCTTAGGCCAACATTGAAGCACGACCAGTCTAGACACCTGAGCAAAGAGGATCCAAAGGATCAATCGAGGCAAGGAGAATCTTACTGCGTCAGATCCAAG AGGGATGCTCAAATCCAACGATCGTAG